The Bacteroidales bacterium genome segment AAATATGAATTATAAACTGAGGGCTTGGAAAATATCAGATATTGAAAGTGTCGTCAGGCATGCAAATAACTATAACGTCGCCAAATGGTTGACGAATCAATTTCCATATCCTTATGACGAAACAGACGCTGAGGCATTTATCAATTCCGTATTGAACGATAGTCCGCAAAGAGTTTTCGCAATTGAAATAAATAATGAAGCAGTCGGCTCTATTGGTATTTTTCCGCAATCTGACATTCATGAAAAGAGTGCCGAAATAGGTTACTGGTTGTCGGAAAAATATTGGGGAAACGGTATTATGCCGAAAGCGATAGAGGAAATTGTTAATTACGGATTTAAAACTTTTGATATCGTAAGAATTTTTGCTCGTCCGTTTTATACAAATAAGGGTTCACAACGAGTATTGGAGAAGGCAGGATTTGAGCAGGAAGCAAGATTAAAGAAAGCTTTGTATAAGAATGGCGAGTTTTCGGATGAATTAATTTATGTGAAATTGAAAGAATAATACGATGAGTAACAAATGGTTTTGCGTAAT includes the following:
- a CDS encoding GNAT family N-acetyltransferase, which produces MNYKLRAWKISDIESVVRHANNYNVAKWLTNQFPYPYDETDAEAFINSVLNDSPQRVFAIEINNEAVGSIGIFPQSDIHEKSAEIGYWLSEKYWGNGIMPKAIEEIVNYGFKTFDIVRIFARPFYTNKGSQRVLEKAGFEQEARLKKALYKNGEFSDELIYVKLKE